The proteins below come from a single Cupriavidus pauculus genomic window:
- a CDS encoding rubredoxin has product MQQEAVAYKTWVCVICGWVYDEEQGWPDDNIAPGTRWEDIPADWRCPECDVGKEDFAMIEL; this is encoded by the coding sequence TTGCAGCAGGAAGCCGTCGCCTACAAGACCTGGGTTTGTGTGATTTGCGGTTGGGTGTATGACGAAGAGCAGGGCTGGCCCGACGACAATATCGCCCCGGGCACCCGCTGGGAAGACATCCCGGCCGATTGGCGTTGCCCCGAGTGCGACGTCGGCAAGGAAGATTTCGCGATGATCGAACTGTGA